A window from Pseudomonas sp. Tri1 encodes these proteins:
- a CDS encoding DUF2933 domain-containing protein produces MNTHQPPSAGTTPFWRNKTGIVLIMLLAIGLFYLAREHFSHIAGNWPYLILLMCPLMHIFGHGHGGHGRHGESPVNRRDQEGP; encoded by the coding sequence ATGAACACTCATCAACCCCCATCTGCTGGCACAACGCCCTTCTGGCGGAACAAGACCGGCATTGTATTGATCATGTTGTTGGCCATCGGCCTCTTCTATCTGGCGCGAGAACACTTCAGCCACATCGCGGGGAATTGGCCGTACCTGATTCTCCTGATGTGTCCCTTGATGCATATCTTCGGACACGGCCATGGCGGTCATGGACGACATGGCGAATCCCCCGTCAACCGCAGGGATCAGGAAGGCCCCTAA
- a CDS encoding class II glutamine amidotransferase, producing MCELLGMSANVPTDIVFSFTGLMQRGGKTGPHRDGWGIAFYEGRGLRLFQDPAASSESEVANLVQRYPIKSEVVIGHIRQANVGKVCLSNTHPFVRELWGRNWCFAHNGQLADFQPEVSFYRPVGDTDSEAAFCDLLNRVRQAFPEPVEVEQLLPSLIQACAEYRSKGVFNCLLSDGDWLFCYCSTKLAQITRRAPFGPARLKDVDVIVDFQAETTPNDVVTVIATEPLTENETWTRYEPGQWSLWRRGECVSHGQTE from the coding sequence ATGTGTGAGTTATTGGGCATGAGCGCCAATGTGCCGACCGACATCGTGTTCAGCTTCACCGGACTGATGCAGCGTGGCGGCAAGACCGGGCCGCACCGCGACGGCTGGGGCATCGCCTTCTATGAGGGCCGTGGCCTGCGCCTGTTCCAGGACCCGGCGGCCAGCAGCGAGTCGGAAGTGGCGAACCTGGTACAGCGCTATCCGATCAAGAGCGAAGTGGTGATCGGGCACATCCGCCAGGCTAACGTCGGCAAGGTTTGCCTGTCCAACACGCACCCGTTCGTGCGTGAGTTGTGGGGCCGCAACTGGTGCTTTGCCCACAACGGCCAACTCGCCGATTTCCAGCCTGAAGTCAGTTTCTACCGGCCAGTGGGCGATACCGACAGCGAAGCGGCGTTCTGCGATTTGCTCAACCGCGTGCGCCAGGCTTTTCCGGAACCGGTGGAGGTCGAGCAATTGCTGCCGTCCTTGATCCAGGCCTGCGCCGAATACCGCAGCAAGGGCGTGTTCAACTGTTTGCTGAGCGACGGGGACTGGCTGTTCTGCTACTGCTCGACCAAACTGGCCCAGATCACCCGGCGCGCCCCGTTCGGTCCGGCGCGGCTCAAGGACGTGGACGTGATTGTCGATTTCCAGGCCGAAACCACGCCCAACGACGTGGTCACGGTCATCGCCACCGAACCCTTGACCGAAAACGAAACCTGGACCCGCTACGAACCGGGCCAATGGAGCCTGTGGCGGCGCGGTGAATGCGTCAGCCATGGCCAGACCGAATAA
- a CDS encoding S9 family peptidase has protein sequence MSLSAHVTNAPIAHRDAGVDPYAWLQERDTDAVLDYLKAENSYQEAQLADQAGLRETLFQEIKGRILETDLSLPSPWGPYLYYTRTTAGDEYPRHYRCPRPADDSLSVDESREQLLLDPNALAGGGFFSLGAFSISPDHQRLAYSLDTTGEEIYTLFVKELSNDRVSELSFEQCDGSMTWANDSLTLFFGELDETHRPHKLWRYRLDGTAAEEVFHETDGRFFLHCYRSSSERQLILSLGSKTTSEVWVLDATQPQQPFTCLAPRLENHEYDVDHGLLDGQWSWLIRSNRDGINFALYQAADTGVVPTEADWQNLIPHSDTVMIDGLSLNAGAMTLSLREGGLPIIEVHPQDLPAYRVQLPDAAYSLHVQNSLEFVSDRIRLRYEALNRPAQIRQLDLASGEQVVLKQTPVLGPFDADAYVSQRLWATAPDGTQVPISLVVKREALGQPVPLYLYGYGAYGESLDPWFSHSRLSLLDRGVAFAIAHVRGGGELGEAWYRAGKQEHKHNTFSDFIACAEHLIANGFTTAEQLAISGGSAGGLLIGAVLNQRPELFKVAIAEVPFVDVLNTMLDPDLPLTVTEYDEWGNPEEPDVYDRIRAYAPYENVSAQAYPALLVIAGYNDSRVQYWEAAKWVAKLRATKTDDNPLLLKTELGAGHGGMSGRYQGLRDVALEYAFVLKVLGLG, from the coding sequence ATGTCCCTATCTGCCCACGTTACCAATGCCCCGATTGCCCACAGGGACGCCGGCGTTGACCCGTACGCCTGGCTGCAGGAGCGCGACACCGACGCCGTGCTCGACTATCTCAAGGCGGAAAACAGCTACCAAGAGGCGCAACTCGCCGACCAGGCCGGGCTGCGCGAAACCCTGTTCCAGGAAATCAAGGGCCGGATCCTTGAGACCGATCTGTCGCTGCCCTCGCCCTGGGGTCCGTACCTGTATTACACCCGCACCACGGCCGGTGACGAATACCCGCGCCACTACCGCTGCCCGCGCCCGGCCGATGACAGCCTGAGCGTGGATGAAAGCCGCGAACAGCTGCTGCTGGACCCGAATGCGTTGGCTGGCGGCGGCTTCTTCTCCCTCGGCGCCTTCAGTATCAGCCCCGACCACCAGCGTCTGGCCTATAGCCTGGACACCACGGGCGAAGAGATCTACACGCTGTTCGTGAAGGAATTGTCCAACGACAGGGTCAGCGAACTGTCCTTCGAACAGTGCGACGGCAGCATGACCTGGGCCAACGACAGCCTGACGCTGTTTTTCGGCGAGCTGGACGAGACCCATCGCCCCCACAAGCTCTGGCGCTATCGCCTGGATGGCACCGCCGCCGAAGAGGTGTTCCATGAGACGGACGGGCGCTTCTTCCTGCATTGCTACCGTTCAAGCTCCGAGCGGCAGTTGATCCTGTCCCTGGGCAGCAAGACCACCAGCGAAGTCTGGGTGCTCGACGCCACGCAGCCGCAACAGCCCTTCACCTGCCTGGCGCCACGCCTGGAAAACCATGAATACGACGTCGACCACGGCCTGCTCGACGGCCAATGGAGCTGGCTGATCCGCAGCAATCGCGACGGGATCAACTTTGCCTTGTACCAGGCCGCCGACACGGGCGTGGTGCCGACCGAAGCCGACTGGCAGAACCTGATCCCCCACAGCGACACGGTGATGATCGACGGCCTGAGTCTGAACGCCGGGGCCATGACCCTGAGCCTGCGTGAAGGCGGCCTGCCGATCATCGAGGTTCACCCACAGGATCTGCCGGCGTATCGCGTGCAATTGCCGGACGCGGCCTACAGCCTGCATGTGCAGAACAGTCTGGAGTTCGTCAGCGACCGTATCCGCCTGCGCTACGAAGCCCTGAACCGCCCGGCGCAGATCCGCCAACTGGACCTGGCCAGCGGCGAACAGGTGGTCCTCAAGCAAACCCCGGTACTGGGCCCGTTCGACGCCGATGCCTACGTCAGCCAGCGGCTTTGGGCGACGGCGCCGGACGGTACGCAGGTGCCCATCAGCCTGGTGGTCAAACGTGAAGCCCTCGGCCAACCGGTACCGCTGTATTTGTACGGCTATGGCGCCTATGGCGAAAGCCTCGACCCCTGGTTTTCCCATTCGCGGCTGAGCCTGCTCGACCGTGGCGTGGCGTTCGCCATCGCCCACGTGCGCGGCGGCGGTGAGCTGGGCGAAGCCTGGTACCGTGCCGGCAAGCAGGAACACAAGCACAACACCTTCAGCGACTTCATCGCCTGCGCCGAGCATTTGATCGCCAACGGTTTCACCACCGCCGAGCAACTGGCGATCAGCGGTGGCAGTGCCGGCGGCTTGCTGATCGGCGCGGTGCTCAATCAACGCCCGGAGCTGTTCAAGGTTGCGATTGCCGAAGTGCCGTTCGTCGATGTGCTCAACACCATGCTCGACCCGGACCTGCCATTGACCGTCACCGAATACGACGAATGGGGTAATCCCGAGGAGCCAGACGTTTATGATCGGATCCGGGCCTACGCGCCGTACGAAAACGTCAGCGCCCAGGCGTATCCGGCGCTGTTGGTGATCGCCGGTTACAACGACAGCCGCGTGCAGTATTGGGAAGCGGCCAAGTGGGTGGCGAAATTGCGCGCCACCAAGACCGATGACAACCCCTTGCTGCTCAAGACCGAACTGGGCGCTGGCCACGGCGGGATGAGCGGGCGTTACCAGGGATTGCGTGACGTAGCGCTCGAATATGCATTTGTTTTGAAGGTTTTGGGGTTGGGTTGA
- a CDS encoding YajD family HNH nuclease → MSSSTPPSNTAKLDRILADAQRDREIGYRDKALKMYPHVCGRCAREFSGKRLSELTVHHRDHNHDNNPQDGSNWELLCLYCHDNEHSRYTDQQYFGDGSLSTPKIAKATHNPFAALAGLMKKDE, encoded by the coding sequence ATGAGTTCGTCAACGCCTCCATCCAACACCGCCAAGCTGGACCGCATCCTCGCCGATGCCCAGCGTGACCGGGAAATAGGCTACCGCGACAAAGCCCTGAAAATGTACCCCCATGTCTGCGGTCGCTGCGCCCGTGAGTTTTCCGGCAAGCGCCTGAGCGAGTTGACCGTGCACCACCGCGACCACAACCACGACAACAACCCGCAGGACGGTTCCAACTGGGAACTGCTGTGCCTGTACTGCCACGACAACGAACACTCGCGCTACACCGACCAGCAATACTTCGGCGACGGCTCCCTGAGCACCCCGAAAATCGCCAAGGCGACCCACAACCCCTTCGCTGCGCTGGCCGGGCTGATGAAGAAAGACGAATAG
- a CDS encoding MFS transporter, which yields MDTMTENDYLIAWGLYAFAAVGCLLVWMRMTRWMWRWLREPLRLLMAVLLFSPTIVDPVKEKVAPALAIVALDVLFKVGNNVWRAASDLLMYGMIAFGLYLVFVLIRFPIERAAKARKERAAAAKAAAAADEPEDEPPFGVAGDDRYGRPPVPSNPQRSRIEPRL from the coding sequence ATGGACACCATGACCGAGAACGACTATCTGATTGCCTGGGGCCTCTATGCCTTCGCCGCCGTGGGCTGCCTGTTGGTATGGATGCGCATGACCCGCTGGATGTGGCGCTGGCTGCGTGAGCCGCTGCGGTTGCTGATGGCGGTGTTGCTGTTCAGCCCTACCATCGTTGATCCGGTGAAGGAAAAGGTCGCCCCGGCCCTGGCCATTGTTGCCCTGGACGTGCTGTTCAAAGTCGGCAACAACGTCTGGCGTGCGGCTTCCGATCTGCTCATGTACGGCATGATCGCCTTCGGTCTCTACTTGGTTTTCGTGCTGATCCGCTTCCCCATCGAGCGTGCCGCCAAGGCTCGCAAGGAGCGGGCGGCCGCGGCAAAAGCCGCCGCTGCCGCCGATGAGCCCGAGGATGAGCCACCGTTCGGCGTGGCTGGTGATGACCGCTACGGTCGCCCGCCAGTGCCGAGCAACCCCCAGCGTTCGCGTATAGAACCACGTCTGTAG
- a CDS encoding cyclic nucleotide-binding domain-containing protein, with translation MSEPTLLNNEIRDWLMDCGLFDQLLPVDFAAASGYFSISAIAQGEAIFREGDAGSFMCIIHTGQVAVQKTGPDGQPVTIATLRSGRAFGEMAVLDGERRSASCIAASDCQLLNLGKDSLEKMLNDAPKIAAKIIRALAVSLSKRLRMADGQLLSQQV, from the coding sequence ATGTCAGAACCGACCCTATTGAACAACGAAATCCGCGACTGGCTGATGGACTGCGGCCTGTTCGACCAGTTGCTGCCCGTCGACTTCGCTGCAGCATCGGGATATTTCAGTATCAGCGCCATTGCCCAAGGCGAGGCGATTTTCCGCGAGGGCGATGCCGGCAGTTTCATGTGCATCATTCACACCGGACAGGTAGCCGTACAGAAAACCGGCCCCGATGGCCAACCCGTGACCATCGCCACGCTGCGCAGCGGCCGGGCATTCGGCGAGATGGCCGTGCTCGATGGCGAGCGGCGTTCGGCCAGTTGCATCGCCGCCAGTGATTGTCAGTTGCTGAACCTGGGCAAGGACTCTCTGGAAAAAATGCTCAACGACGCACCGAAGATCGCCGCCAAAATCATCCGCGCCCTGGCCGTCTCCCTGTCCAAACGCCTGCGCATGGCCGATGGGCAGTTGCTGTCGCAGCAGGTCTGA